Proteins encoded in a region of the Leishmania panamensis strain MHOM/PA/94/PSC-1 chromosome 15 sequence genome:
- a CDS encoding hypothetical protein (TriTrypDB/GeneDB-style sysID: LpmP.15.0450) has protein sequence MRSSAAKGVARPPSPSAQQPTPGGVPGTALSPFGPNGPDITQVMRYLPTIMKAASQIPGILVGFLVTVLYMLVVVSRKGFTETVSPVAGFHMFVFFLLRELIEPWQQGQARAGVARAREAQRRSFTTDIAMQYREKLD, from the coding sequence ATGCGGTCGTCGGCCGCCAAAGGTGTCGCCaggccgccatcgccgtcggcGCAGCAACCGACGCCTGGTGGTGTGCCGGGGACggcgctctcccccttcggCCCCAACGGCCCGGACATTACCCAAGTAATGCGCTACCTTCCCACCATCATGAAGGCCGCAAGTCAGATCCCTGGTATCCTTGTCGGGTTCCTCGTGACAGTGCTGTACATGCTCGTGGTGGTGAGCCGAAAAGGCTTCACCGAGACGGTGTCGCCGGTCGCCGGCTTCCATATGTTCGTTTTTTTCCTGCTTCGTGAGCTAATCGAGCCGTGGCAACAAGGACAGGCGCGCGCGGGTgtggcacgtgcgcgcgaggcacagcggcgctccTTCACGACGGACATCGCGATGCAGTATCGTGAGAAGCTCGACTGA
- a CDS encoding hypothetical protein (TriTrypDB/GeneDB-style sysID: LpmP.15.0460): MNLYTSDGLLVSGGTDTGGLSVEQGQRLLSIYRLFLQLHHAGTGAMRIKDMLKPGMTDSVSEHGSAGGGGDKNADRRGGYGTVNPNWGSIAPSMPESPAYTGSIAVVSSGTPYPIFLLSSNALPQTHRLRGFASAAAPQQHQAATAATKNNNRSANGCEEIALRWGLLTKQNPSCSAATAGASAAVGAVTGAPANALTSTTASVDVTAATEMTAEIGPDSPVDKRGAAGAHHISMANTTSPCSATPAASAAAPPARTSALALSAYPSGWTAAELQVHTTKQVMVCTATELSLDLDEGVEDGNAPLLFCCSVQPTSA, from the coding sequence ATGAACTTGTACACATCAGACGGGCTGCTGGTGAGTGGGGGCACCGACACAGGTGGTCTCTCGGTGGAGCAGGGGCAACGGCTACTCTCCATCTATCGACTCTTCCTTCAACTGCACCACGCTGGCACCGGTGCCATGCGCATTAAGGACATGCTCAAGCCTGGGATGACAGACTCGGTCAGCGAGCACGGGAgcgcaggtggcggtggggacaAGAACGCCGATCGACGCGGTGGCTATGGTACGGTAAACCCCAACTGGGGCTCCATAGCTCCATCCATGCCGGAAAGCCCGGCGTACACGggcagcatcgccgtcgtctcCAGCGGCACCCCATACCCCATCTTTCTCCTGTCGTCCAACGCGCTCCCACAAACTCATCGACTTCGCGGGTttgcctctgcagcggcaccgcagcagcaccaggcCGCAACCGCAGCCACAAAGAACAACAACCGCAGCGCGAATGGGTGTGAGGAAATCGCCCTGCGATGGGGTCTGCTGACGAAGCAGAACCCTTCATGCTCCGCTGCGACGGCAGGGGCGAGCGCTGCTGTAGGTGCTGTTACTGGGGCCCCTGCAAATGCGCTGACCTCCACGACAGCATCGGTGGACGTCACCGCAGCTACCGAGATGACCGCAGAAATAGGGCCCGATTCGCCAGTGGATAAGAGGGGTGCCGCCGGTGCACATCACATCTCGATGGCGAACACGACGTCTCCTTGCAGTGCGACGCcagcggcgtcggcagctGCCCCCCCGGCACGCACCTCAGCCCTCGCACTGAGCGCGTACCCATCTGGGTGGacggcggcagagctgcaggtgcACACGACGAAGCAGGTTATGGtgtgcaccgccaccgagCTGTCACTCGACCTGGACGAAGGTGTCGAGGACGGCAATGCACCGCTGCTTTTCTGCTGCTCAGTGCAGCCCACCTCGGCTTAG